CCTGCTCCCTCCGAAACCCACGCTGCCCAAATTGCGCGAGGCTGCGGCTGGATGCAAGGCTTGCGACCTGTGGCTGCGCGGAACACAAACCGTGTTTGGAGAAGGAAGTCCGCGCGCCAGGGTATTGTTTGTCGGCGAACAACCGGGTGACAAAGAAGATCTTGCCGGACGCCCTTTTGTCGGGCCCGCGGGAATGATTTTGGACAAGGCTTTGGCGCAAGCCGGCATTGATCGCGCCGAGGTCTACGTCACTAATGTCGTCAAGCACTTCAAGTGGGAGCCGCGCGGCAAGCGGAGGATCCACAAGAGGCCGAACACGCTGGAGATCGCGGCGTGCCGTCCCTGGCTGGA
This is a stretch of genomic DNA from Terriglobales bacterium. It encodes these proteins:
- a CDS encoding UdgX family uracil-DNA binding protein (This protein belongs to the uracil DNA glycosylase superfamily, members of which act in excision repair of DNA. However, it belongs more specifically to UdgX branch, whose founding member was found to bind uracil in DNA (where it does not belong), without cleaving it, appears to promote DNA repair by a pathway involving RecA, rather than base excision.) gives rise to the protein MPKAPAKTAAPLLPPKPTLPKLREAAAGCKACDLWLRGTQTVFGEGSPRARVLFVGEQPGDKEDLAGRPFVGPAGMILDKALAQAGIDRAEVYVTNVVKHFKWEPRGKRRIHKRPNTLEIAACRPWLDAEIAVTKPQVIVCLGATAAQALLGKSFKVTQHRG